The genomic DNA GAAAAACTCTATGGGATTCCCATGCATATTTAGATTTAGTTTGAACAATCTTTTTACAAGAATTTATTGAGTCTTTCCCTGATACTCTTATTATCGCAACGCCTCCTTTCCCTATACTGATAGCTGAAGCAATTGCGGCTATCGTATCTTCTGTAGTAACTATCGAATCCATCTCTCGCTTTGTTATAGATAATTAAGTAAGATTATCAAGAATTTAATTTTGAATTTTTCTTTCTGAATGAGATCTAAAAGAGATATTACCTATAAGAAAATTCTATCATTATTTAGGAATCAGAATGGGAGTCCTTTCTTTAATGCTAAAGGTTTAGCTATAGGTGTATTTAGTGGCTGCTTTCCTTTCTTTGGGTTTCAGACTTTAATAGGGGTATTTTTTGCGAAAATAGCTAAGGGGAATATTGTCCTAGCTGCAATTGGTACCTGGATAAGTAACCCCTTTACTTATGTTCCACTTTATTATTTTAACTATAAAGTTGGATCGCTTTTTTTTAATTCTTCTTCCAATAACATTATTGAAAAAAGTTTGGTTATTGATGACTTATGGAAACAAGGTAGAATTGTTTCACTAAAATTAATCTTGGGTTCATCTTGTGTTGGTTTACTATTGGCTTTGATTTGCGGAAGTATTGTTTTCTTTATCTACAAGGTAAAAATTAAAAAATAAATATTTCTGATTTTTAAAATTAACTTTGTCCAACTCTGGCAATATCTAAAACATCTGCCATGGATTTAATTTGATCAATTGTTTTGTGAAGTTGATTATAACTTTCTAGACCTACGCAGAGATTGATAATAGCTGGTTTGCCATAAGCAGTTTTAACATTGGCATCGCTAACGTTTATACCTTTATCAGATAACCGCATAAGAATATCTTTAAGAACTCCCACTCTATCAATTACTTCTATTCGGAGCTGAATTGGAAACTTATTATCGCCAGTTTTATTATCTTGATTCCATCCAACAGGTAATCTTCTTTCTATTGGAATTGGCATGACATTTTCACAATCTGCCTTATGAATGGTTATCCCATGGTTACCAAGCGATACGGTCCCGATTATATCCTCGCCCGGAAGTGGAGTACAGCATTTACCTATTCTGTAATCAAGACCTTCTATTCCTGAAATTGGTGATTTAGCCGCCGAATGAGATTTATTAGTAGATAAATTACTATTACTTTTAAGAGATTGCGCTATCTCAGAATCAGAATCAGTTTTTATATCTTCTGTCTGTAATTTTATTTCTTCTCGTAGTCTGTTTAATACTTGATGTAAAGTTAAACCCCCAAAACCAAGCGATGCCAAAAGATCTTCCGTACTTTTTAAATTGCATCGATTAGCAACTTTTTTCATAGCATCACTAGAAAGCAATGTATCAAAACCGTTTCGACCTACTTCTTTTTCGAGTAATTCTCTGCCTCTTTTAATCGTTTCATCCCGATGGCTTTTCTTATACCACTGCCGAATTCTATTTTTAGCAGTTGGCGTAACTACAAAGTTCAGCCAATCCAAGCTTGGAGTGGCATTATTATTTGTCAAAATTTCTATGAAGTCCCCATTTTGTAGTGATGTAGATAATGGAGAAAGCTTTTCATTAATTCTTATTCCATTACAGTGATTTCCAACTTCAGAATGAATTCTGTAGGCAAAATCTATTGCGGTAGATCCTTTTCTTAAACCAACAACATCTCCTTTAGGAGTGATTACAAATACTTCTTCATCAAATAAATCTTCTTTAATTGAAGCTAAATAATCATTATGGTCACCTTCATTACCTTCTTGTTGCCATTCAACTAGTTGTCTTAGCCAATTAAATCTTTCGGCATTGCTTTTAGCAGGAGAACCACCCTCTTTATATTGCCAATGCGCGGCAATACCATATTCTGCAATTTGATGCATGGAAGTAGTTCTAATTTGAACTTCAATAGGTCGATGTCTTCCAATAACTGAAGTATGTAGGGACTGATATCCGTTGGGCTTTGGTAATCCTATATAGTCTTTAAATCTGCCTGGAATTGGTTTAAAAGTATCATGTACAACCGCTAAAGCTCTATAACAACTATCTGAATTATCAACGATAATTCTTAGAGCAGCAACATCATAAATTTCGTGAAACTGTTTTTGCTGTCTTTCCATTTTGCTCCAGATGCCATAAAGATGCTTTGGTCTTCCAGTTATTTCAAAGTTCTTTAAACCCGCTGAGACTAAGTTTTCTTTCATAAGATTCAAGGTTACTTTTAATCTTTTTTCTCTATCACTCCTTTTAACAGAGATTTGATCTTTTAAATCTTGATATTGTTTAGGCTCAAGAAATTTAAACGCTAAATCTTCTAATTCCCATTTAAATCTATTTATTCCTAATCGATTAGCTAAAGGTGCATAAATCTCTCTTGTTTCTCTCGCTATTCTTTGTTTCCTCTCATCATTGAGCCATTCAATTGTTCTCATGTTATGAAGTCGATCTGCAAGTTTTACTAGAACTACTCTGATATCGCTAGCCATAGCCAAAAACATTTTTCTAAGATTTTCAGCTTGTGCTTCAGTCCTGTTATTAAAGTGAATCCCTCCTAATTTTGTTACACCCTCCACAAGTATTTTTACTTCCAATCCGAAATTTGCTTCTATTTCAGATAAATCAATGCCTGTATCTTCAACAACATCATGTAAAAGTCCTGCAGCAATGACAGATGAACTTGCACCTATTTCTTTTAAAAGATTTGCAACAGCAACTGGGTGGATAATATATGGCTCGCCACTCGCGCGGAGTTGTCCATCATGAGCGTTATAAGCAAGTTTAAAAGCCTTTACGATAAGGTTTTGATTATCATCATTGTCTTTATTTGATTTTTCATAATTATTGATGTCTCTAAGAAGCCAATCGGGAATTTTTATCTCATAATTCAAAGATTCACTTTCATATTTTTTATTTTCAGGCAAAATAGTTTTGGAAACTTCAATTTCGTTTTTTTCTTTTGAATTTGCAGCTGCCTCAGACATTTTATATTGCTTTAGATGTATTTTATTTAGGACTAGAAAAATTTGCTATAAAATCATGAAAATAAAAAAAGAAAAAATTCTTACAGTTAAAAATCTTACTGTTAAATATGGTTTAAAACAGCCGCCTATTATCAATAATTTTAATCTTGAAATAGATAGAGGAGAGCATTTGGCAATTATAGGTCCCTCTGGATGTGGAAAGACTACTTTCGCAAAAACATTAGTAAATATGTTGCCTGAAACGGCAACTTCTAAAGGTTATTTATCGATTGCTAGTGTAGATCCTAGAAAAATAAATAATAGACAGGCGCAATTATTTAGAAGAAGAAATTTTGGATTTATCTATCAAGATTCCATTAAAAAACTTAATCCACTAATGAAAGTTAGGGATCACTTATATGAATTATTTAAAACTCATGATCAAAATAAATCATCTTTTTTGATTGATAAATTAGTAATGGAAGTTTTTCGAAAAGTAGGGATTGAAGAAAGTAGATTGGATTCTTTTCCTCATCAATTTAGCGGTGGTATGAGACAGCGAGTTTCTATAGCAATGGCTCTTGCTTTAAAACCAAAATTATTAATAGCCGATGAACCTACAACAAGCCTAGATACCAAAACAAGTTTTGAAATTATGAACGAAATACTTTACTTATGCAATAAATTTGACACTACTTTAATTTTAATTAGTCATGATATTAATCTTGCGGCAAAGTGGTGTAAAAAAGTTGCAATCCTTGAAAAAGGTTCAATTGTTGAAAAAGGAAATATATTAGATATTTTTCAATCGCCAAAGTCAGATATCGGAATAAAATTAGTAAATGCTTCGAAAATAGTTTTAGAACCAAAAATTAAAAATAATATTCGAAATGAGGTTCTTTTAGAGGTTAATAACTTAAGACATTGGTATAAATTAAATTCTACAATTTTTCAGCATAAATGGAATAAGGCTTTAAATGAAGTCAGTTTCAAATTATATAAAAATGAGACTCTTGGAATAGTTGGTTCTTCAGGAAGTGGTAAAAGTACCTTATGTAGGGCTTTAATTGGACTTCTGAAAGTAAGAGGTGGGGAAATAAAAATTTATAATAAAGATTATGAATCGACAAAAAATAAATCTTATAAAAAGCATAAAAATATGCAAATTATATTTCAAGATCCTTTTTCAAGTTTGAATCCAAAAATGACAATTAAAAATATTGTGGAAGATATTTTTTTTATTCAGAAAATTTCAGATAAAAGAAAAATAGAAAAGGAAATAAAATTAATTTTTAGAAATTTAAATCTTCCCTTAAATAATGATTTTTTTAATTCTTACCCTAGTCAATTATCTGGTGGTCAATTGCAAAGAATTTCATTAGCTAGAGCGTTATTATTGAAACCAAAAATTTTGATTTGTGATGAAAGTGTAAATATGCTAGATGCTGCAGTAAAAATAGAGATTCTTGAATTACTGAGAGTTTTGCAAGAAAAAATGAATTTAACGATTATTTTTATTACTCATGATTTAGGTATTGCAAAAAGATTTTGTGATAGGTTGCTAGTAATGAATCAAGGAAGGATAGTTGATGAAGGAGAAAGTTCTACAATATTTACTAAAACTAAAAACACGTATACAAAATCTCTTATCAATTCTTCTTTAAATCTTATTTAACTTTAAGAACGTTTAGTAATTTCCTAAAATCTAATGGCAATTCAGCTTCAAAAATCATTTCTTTACCATTCATTGGATGTATAAGACCAAGCTTAATAGCGTGTAACGCTTGGCCCTCCAATTTACATGGAAGTTTTTTACATCTTCCATACAATGGATCACCGACAATTGGATGATTAATGTGGGCGCAATGAACTCTTATTTGATGCGTTCGCCCCGTATCTAATTTGAAACTCATTAATGAGTAATTGCCCAATCTTTCTTTTAACTTCCAATAGGTACATGCATACCTTCCTGAAGTTTCTTCAACTACTGTATATTTCAATCTATTTAATCTATCTCTGCCAATGTTCCCTACTATTTGACCTTCTTCAGAATTAGGCGCTCCATGAATTACTGCAATATACTCTCGGGAAGCTATCTTTTCTTTTATTTGTTTTTGGAGATTTACTAGTGCCTCTTGGCTTTTTGCTACGACCATACATCCAGAGGTATCTTTATCTAATCTGTGTACAATACCTGGTCGTAGTTTCCCATTAATTCCAGGTAGATCATTACAGTGAAAAAGTAATCCATTAACTAAAGTTCCTGATTTGTGTCCCGGTGCTGGATGAACAATTAATCCTGATTGCTTATTGATTACTATGATGTGCTCGTCTTCAAAAAGGATTTTTAAATCCATTTTTTCAGGTTTTAAGTATATAAGAGGTTCGGGAGGTGGCATCCAGATTTGAACATTGTCGCCATTTTTTAGTGGGGTTTTGGCTTTCGCAGTCTTGTAGTTTACAAGTACTAAACCTGAATTTATAAAATTTTGAATTCTTGCTCTACTTTGTTCTGGCCTTTTACTTACCAACCATCGGTCTAGTCTCATAGGAAGAGGTAGCTCATAAATAATTTCTATAAGTTCACCTTCTCCAATTCCGAAAGAATCTTTATTATTTAATTCCATTTTGGGACTTCTAAAGCAATTTTACCAAGCATTTGATTTCGATAATCTTCCAATAATTTATGAGACATCCTTCTTTTATCGCCTGAGGTATGTTTTGAAGCTGCTTCATTGATCCAATTAGATGGACTTTCAAAGCCTTTTGTAATATCAACTCCGTATCTATTAGATATTTTTTTTACTGAGATGTTTGCATCCTTATCTTTGTTGAGAGTGGATATAATTTTGATAAATTCAATTGCGACACTTTCAATTTCATAAGCAGCTTCTCCAATATCGTCACAGAGTGCAAGATTAAGTGCTGATTTTTGATCTTCTAAATTAGGAGGTATAACACCAGGAGCATCTAGCAGATCTATCCCAATATCTAATTTTATCCATCTTAAATTGCGAGTCACTCCGGCTTTCCTAGCACTATCGACAACTCTTTTTTTTGCAATTCTATTTATTAATGCTGACTTGCCTACGTTTGGAAAACCAAGAGTAAGGGCTCTAATTGGCCTAATTCGCATTCCTCTAGAAAGTCTTCTATCGTCAATTGATGACCTGGATTCTATGGCGGATTTGCAAATTTCTTTAATACCTATACCTCTTTTAGCATCACACCAATGCGGATATTGATCTTTAGAATTAAACCATTTATTCCAATTATTGATGCTATTAGGAGAGATCATGTCTGATCTATTAATAACAAGAATATGTTTTTTATTATTGATCCATTTATTTAAATGTGGATGCCCTGTTGACAAAGGAATTCTTGCATCTCTAACTTCTATAACTAAATCTACTTTATTGATAACATCAGATAATTTCTTTTCTGCTTTCGCTATATGGCCTGGATACCATTGAATTTTGGCTATGTCCACTTAAATAAATCAAATAAAATTTTTGTATTCCTTTTAATTTGTATTAGTTTCAAAAGTATTTACTTCTAAATTTTAGTATAAATTTTATAACTAAGAAATTTTTATAATAGTTAATTCTTAAAATTTATTAAGGCATAGGTAACAGTTACTACTTTTTAACCCAATAAGCTCAAATTAACGTTAGGGTCTTAAGATTAAAAATTAAGTTGTTTAATGTCAAAATTATCTCTTTCCAGTCTTGATAAGACAAATTTAGAAGGAAAAAAAGTTCTAGTCAGAGTAGATTTTAATGTTCCATTAAATGAAGGTGGTCAGATAACTGACGATACGCGTATTAGAGCAGCGATTCCAACTATTGAATATCTTATCAATAACTCTGCAAAAGTTATCCTAGCTGCCCATTTTGGAAGACCAAAGGGTCAGGTAAATGAAAAAATGAGATTAACTCCAGTAGCAGCGAGATTAAGTGAATTGTTGGGAAAAAACGTTGCTCTTACTAACAGTTGTATAGGTGATAAATCAATTGCAGAATCAAATAGCTTAAATAATGGAGATGTTCTTTTACTTGAAAATGTTCGTTTTTTTGGTGAAGAGGAAAAGAATGACTTGGATTTTGCTAAAAACTTAGCATCACATGCAGATATGTTTGTAAATGATGCTTTTGGTGCTGCTCATAGAGCTCATGCTTCTACTCAGGGAGTTACTAATTATTTAAGTCCATCAGTAGCTGGATTCCTTTTAGAAAAAGAATTGAAATACTTACAAGGGGCAATAGATGCTCCAAAACGTCCATTGGCAGCAATAGTTGGAGGATCAAAGGTTAGTAGCAAAATAGGAGTGCTTGATTCTTTATTAGATAAGTGTGACAAAATTATGATTGGTGGAGGTATGATTTTTACTTTTTATAAAGCTAGAGGTTTAGATGTTGGAAAGAGCCTTGTAGAGGAAGATAAACTTGAGCTTGCCAAAGATTTAGAAGCAAAAGCAAAAGCAAAAGGAGTCGAGTTACTTTTACCAACTGATGTTGTTTTAGCTAATAAATTTTCTCCTGACGCTGAAAGTAAAATATCTCAAATTGATTCAATTAGTGGGGATTGGATGGGTCTCGATATTGGTCCAGATTCTATTAAAGTTTTTCAGAATGCTCTTGCAGAATGTAAGACAATAATTTGGAATGGCCCAATGGGTGTTTTTGAATTTGATAAATTTGCAGAAGGTACAAACGCAATAGCTACTACCCTTGCGGACTTAAGTGCTTTTTCTGAAGTTTGTACAATAATTGGTGGTGGAGATTCAGTTGCAGCAGTAGAGAAAGCAGGATTAGCTGAGAAAATGTCTCATATATCTACTGGAGGAGGTGCTAGTTTGGAACTTTTAGAAGGTAAAACTTTACCTGGTGTAGCTGCTTTAAACGACGTTTAGGCTATATCTCAGCAACAATATCTATACTCTTTGTGAAAGTTATCATTCCTTTTGGGTGAGCTATAATCCCTGACCATATTTGTATTCCTGGTTTTGAAGGAGCTCGTGTTATTTTAAAAATTCCTCCAGCCGCTAATGGCTCCAATAATATTTCTTGTTCAAAAAATGAATTTACTTGATGAGGTTTTATAGCTCCAGCAATAATCACTTCTTCAAGAGGCTTATTTATAATAATATCGATATCATATGTTGAACCAGTAAGTACTCTATCAGGAATTTTAAAACTAATATCTATCTTCTCATCATCATTTCTTATTGTTGTGAATAAATTTTTGATAATCCCTTCATCTATTTTTCCATTTACTATTGAAAATAAATAATCAAAATTGGATTCGAGGATATGTATTTCTCCATTAACTATTTTTTCCCCAGAAACTTTTATTTTCAAAATATCTTTATTTGGAATATTAGATTTAAATCTTTTGATCTTCCATTTGCTATCAGGGAAATCATTAATAATCTTTGAAAATTGTTTTGCTATGTTTTGGCTTTCATCATTTCTAAAATTATTTCTAATAAATTCTAAATCTCTAGCATTTAAAGAGTTTTCTAGATTTCTTATAAAATCAACTTTTAAAGTTTGCGTTATTGCTGAATAGGGAATAATGAGATAAATAAGTAAGTAGAGAGGAACTCCTATATTTTTGAATAAGTTTAAATTAAACATATTTATCATTTTTTATTTTCATTCTACTAATTAAATTTTTTATGTCTAAAAAAAATAATTTATTAATTGCAGCTAGTGGAACAGGAGGTCATATTTTTCCAGCTTTAGCAGTTTCTAAAGAGGTAGAAGATGAATGGAATATTCATTGGTTGGGGATTAATCAAAGACATGATGGGAATTTTATTCCTAAAAAATATAATTTGAGAACTTTGAATATAAAGACACCAAGAAAAAATATTTTTTTATTTTATCAATATATAGAAATTTTAATGTCAACTTTCCAAATAATTAGGATTTTAAAAGAAAAAAAAATTAACTTAGTATTTACGACTGGAGGTTATATTTCAGCACCTACTATTGTTGCTTCAAAACTTCTCCGGATACCTGTAATTATTCATGAATCAAATTTAATTCCAGGAATGGTCACGAAATATTTTGGTTTTTTATGTAACTATGTTTTCTTAGGATTTAAGAAAACAAATTCTTATTTAAAAAATTGTAAAACTATTTTCACTGGTACCCCTTTAAGAGAGCAATTCTATCAATCTAATCTTTTGCCAGAATGGGTTCCAAAAGGAAAAGGACCTCTTTTGATTGTTATGGGAGGTAGTCAAGGAGCAAAAGCTATAAATCAAATTCTTTACGCATCTCTAGAATTTTTAATGAAAAAACAGTTTCGGATAGTTCATATTATTGGTGGATATAATCAAGAATCCTTTCATGTAAAAAATTTCAAAAATTATGTTCAAAAGAAATTTACTAATGAAATCGCAGCTTTAATTCAGAACTGTGATCTTGTAATATCTAGATCTGGTTCAGGAACAATAAATGAACTAATAGAGACTCAAAAACCTTCAATTTTAATTCCATTTCCTTATTCTAAAAATAATCACCAGGAGAAAAATGCAATGATTCTTGCTGAAATTGGAGGCTCAGTTTTAATGAATCAAAATAAAATTTCTAAAGAAGTTTTTGAAGGAACTCTAGAAAGAATTTTTAAAATAAAATCAAAAAATGGAGAAAATCAATATAAAATATTAGATCTTATGAGGAAGAATATGGAAAATAATAATAAAATCAAATCTAAAATTGAGATTAAAAAATTTATTAATTATTTTTTGAAGGAGTTTTGAATTTCTTTACATAAAAGAGTGTTTTTTTTATTACTCTGCAAACTTATTCTTGCCCACTTTTCATCAAGAAATCTAAATGAAGTACATTCTCTAAGCAATATTCCCTTATTTTCTAAATATTTTATATTCGGCGATAAGGATGTTTTACTTTCTATTAAAAAAAAGTTGGTTGAAGATTTATGAACTTTAAGGTTTTCAATTTTTGATAGTTTTTTATATACTCTTTCTCTTTCAATGTTGATCCAGCTGTGAATCTGCCTTGTCCATTGTTCATAGAATTGGTTATTACTTAGTAGGTCAATTCCCGCTTTAATGGCAAAGGAATTTAATGGCCAGGGATCTCTCTTGATTTTCCATTGTTTAAGTTTTTTATATGAGCCAATAACGTAACCTAATCTAAGACCAGGGATATTGAAGATTTTGGTCAAGCTTCTCAAGACTAATAAATTATCATATTTTTTGGTTAGTGGTATTAAAGATTCTTTCTCTCCATTAGGTGTCATCGATAAGAAAGCCTCATCACAGATAACTAATTTATATTTTTTTATAATTTCCTCTAATGAATTTTTCTCCCACAATTGGCCGGTGGGGTTATGAGGATTTGTTATCCAAATAACATCACCTTTAGGATGAAGTGGAAATGATTGAGGAAAATTATTATTCCAGTTTTTTGGTAATTCGCAATGTATAAAATTACTATTCCAACAATTTAAAGATCTTTCATAATCAATAAAGCATGGAGATGGAATACAACTGGTTCCAAATTTGGATGCTTCATAACCTGCCCAGGTTATTAGCTCAGAAGCTCCATTTCCAGGCAATATATTGTCTGGATGTATGCCATGAAATTGACTAATGATTTCTTTCAAATCACTTAAGTTTCTCTCAGGATAATATTTAAATCCAAGATTCTTAATTTCTTTATTTAATGAATCTATTACTATTTGAGGGGGATCAAAGGGTACTAATGAGGCACTTGCATCAATGATTTCTGAGGGTAATAAATTTAATTTTTTTGCATATGCATATACATTTCCTCCATGCTTTAAGTTTGATATTTGCATGGCTTCTGTTGAGTAATTATTAGGTTCGGATTTATTCATTATTACTTATTCATTTTCTAATTTTATTCAACCCATTTTAAATCTGATCCAATGGCCTCTTTTATATTAGATAATTGATGGTTATTGAGTTGCTTTATAATTCCTTGAAGTATGTCGGGTACTAATTGTGGACCCTTATATATCCATCCTGTATAAACTTGAATTAATGATGCTCCAGAACAAATTCTTTCCCAAGCTGACTCAGGACTATCGATCCCACCAACGCCAATTAAAATAATCTTTTTATCAATATTATGAATATGTTTTATTATTTGAGTTGCTTTTTTTTGTAGAGGCCTTCCACTTAATCCTCCATTCTCTTCAGAAAGTAATAATCCGGTTTGCCTGATCTTTCTATCTTCAAGACCTAATCTATCAATGCTGGTGTTAGTAGCAATTATTCCATCGATGTTTTCCTCGATTATTAATTGGCAAATATCTTCTATATCTTGAAGGCTTAAATCTGGCGCAATTTTTACAAATAATGGAGGACAATTAGGTAAGTTTTTAATTTCTTTAAGAAGTTCTTTTAGAAGAATTGGATCTTGCAACTTTCTTAGTCCTTCAGTATTCGGAGAACTTACGTTTATTGCTGCGTAATCACAATATGGAATTAATAATTTTAGAGAAGTTAAATAATCATCTTTTGCTTGAGATAAAACTGTAATTTTAGATTTGCCGAAATTTATTCCCAAACAAATATTCTTCCTGTTTTTTTTCAACTCAATACCTTGTTCAAGAAAGTTTTTAACTAGATTTTCAGCCCCATTATTATTGAAACCCATCCTATTTAATGCTGCCTCTTCTTCCGCTAATCTAAATAACCTTGGTTTGGGATTGCCCTCTTGAGCAAATTTAGTTACGGTACCAAGTTCAGCAAATCCAAAACCAAAATCTCTCCATATATTTGCAGCATTGCCATTTTTATCAAAACCTGCAGCTAAACCAATAGGATTACAAAAATTTATTCCACATATGTTCTGACTTAACCTATTATCAACTATGGAAAATTCTTGATTTAGATTTTTTAGGATTGATGAAACTATAGGCCAATTATGTTTTCTTGAACTGAATGATAGAAGGCTAAGAGATAAATTTGTTAAATATTCTGCATCTATTCCAGTGTCTTTTTTTAGTATGGGGTTCATTAAGCTTTTATAAAGATTTTTAAATACCCCCTTCTGTTCATTCATAAAAAATTAGGATTCTTTTTTTTCTATTATCCAATATTTTTTATCTTTAGGAATCAATCTCCAATTACGCCATTCAAAAAATAAATATTGTTTTATCTCTAAGTGGTTTTCTTTACCCAATAATTTACTTAGTTCTA from Prochlorococcus marinus CUG1416 includes the following:
- a CDS encoding DUF2062 domain-containing protein encodes the protein MRSKRDITYKKILSLFRNQNGSPFFNAKGLAIGVFSGCFPFFGFQTLIGVFFAKIAKGNIVLAAIGTWISNPFTYVPLYYFNYKVGSLFFNSSSNNIIEKSLVIDDLWKQGRIVSLKLILGSSCVGLLLALICGSIVFFIYKVKIKK
- a CDS encoding RelA/SpoT family protein, yielding MSEAAANSKEKNEIEVSKTILPENKKYESESLNYEIKIPDWLLRDINNYEKSNKDNDDNQNLIVKAFKLAYNAHDGQLRASGEPYIIHPVAVANLLKEIGASSSVIAAGLLHDVVEDTGIDLSEIEANFGLEVKILVEGVTKLGGIHFNNRTEAQAENLRKMFLAMASDIRVVLVKLADRLHNMRTIEWLNDERKQRIARETREIYAPLANRLGINRFKWELEDLAFKFLEPKQYQDLKDQISVKRSDREKRLKVTLNLMKENLVSAGLKNFEITGRPKHLYGIWSKMERQQKQFHEIYDVAALRIIVDNSDSCYRALAVVHDTFKPIPGRFKDYIGLPKPNGYQSLHTSVIGRHRPIEVQIRTTSMHQIAEYGIAAHWQYKEGGSPAKSNAERFNWLRQLVEWQQEGNEGDHNDYLASIKEDLFDEEVFVITPKGDVVGLRKGSTAIDFAYRIHSEVGNHCNGIRINEKLSPLSTSLQNGDFIEILTNNNATPSLDWLNFVVTPTAKNRIRQWYKKSHRDETIKRGRELLEKEVGRNGFDTLLSSDAMKKVANRCNLKSTEDLLASLGFGGLTLHQVLNRLREEIKLQTEDIKTDSDSEIAQSLKSNSNLSTNKSHSAAKSPISGIEGLDYRIGKCCTPLPGEDIIGTVSLGNHGITIHKADCENVMPIPIERRLPVGWNQDNKTGDNKFPIQLRIEVIDRVGVLKDILMRLSDKGINVSDANVKTAYGKPAIINLCVGLESYNQLHKTIDQIKSMADVLDIARVGQS
- a CDS encoding ABC transporter ATP-binding protein translates to MKIKKEKILTVKNLTVKYGLKQPPIINNFNLEIDRGEHLAIIGPSGCGKTTFAKTLVNMLPETATSKGYLSIASVDPRKINNRQAQLFRRRNFGFIYQDSIKKLNPLMKVRDHLYELFKTHDQNKSSFLIDKLVMEVFRKVGIEESRLDSFPHQFSGGMRQRVSIAMALALKPKLLIADEPTTSLDTKTSFEIMNEILYLCNKFDTTLILISHDINLAAKWCKKVAILEKGSIVEKGNILDIFQSPKSDIGIKLVNASKIVLEPKIKNNIRNEVLLEVNNLRHWYKLNSTIFQHKWNKALNEVSFKLYKNETLGIVGSSGSGKSTLCRALIGLLKVRGGEIKIYNKDYESTKNKSYKKHKNMQIIFQDPFSSLNPKMTIKNIVEDIFFIQKISDKRKIEKEIKLIFRNLNLPLNNDFFNSYPSQLSGGQLQRISLARALLLKPKILICDESVNMLDAAVKIEILELLRVLQEKMNLTIIFITHDLGIAKRFCDRLLVMNQGRIVDEGESSTIFTKTKNTYTKSLINSSLNLI
- a CDS encoding RluA family pseudouridine synthase, giving the protein MELNNKDSFGIGEGELIEIIYELPLPMRLDRWLVSKRPEQSRARIQNFINSGLVLVNYKTAKAKTPLKNGDNVQIWMPPPEPLIYLKPEKMDLKILFEDEHIIVINKQSGLIVHPAPGHKSGTLVNGLLFHCNDLPGINGKLRPGIVHRLDKDTSGCMVVAKSQEALVNLQKQIKEKIASREYIAVIHGAPNSEEGQIVGNIGRDRLNRLKYTVVEETSGRYACTYWKLKERLGNYSLMSFKLDTGRTHQIRVHCAHINHPIVGDPLYGRCKKLPCKLEGQALHAIKLGLIHPMNGKEMIFEAELPLDFRKLLNVLKVK
- the ylqF gene encoding ribosome biogenesis GTPase YlqF; its protein translation is MDIAKIQWYPGHIAKAEKKLSDVINKVDLVIEVRDARIPLSTGHPHLNKWINNKKHILVINRSDMISPNSINNWNKWFNSKDQYPHWCDAKRGIGIKEICKSAIESRSSIDDRRLSRGMRIRPIRALTLGFPNVGKSALINRIAKKRVVDSARKAGVTRNLRWIKLDIGIDLLDAPGVIPPNLEDQKSALNLALCDDIGEAAYEIESVAIEFIKIISTLNKDKDANISVKKISNRYGVDITKGFESPSNWINEAASKHTSGDKRRMSHKLLEDYRNQMLGKIALEVPKWN
- a CDS encoding phosphoglycerate kinase → MSKLSLSSLDKTNLEGKKVLVRVDFNVPLNEGGQITDDTRIRAAIPTIEYLINNSAKVILAAHFGRPKGQVNEKMRLTPVAARLSELLGKNVALTNSCIGDKSIAESNSLNNGDVLLLENVRFFGEEEKNDLDFAKNLASHADMFVNDAFGAAHRAHASTQGVTNYLSPSVAGFLLEKELKYLQGAIDAPKRPLAAIVGGSKVSSKIGVLDSLLDKCDKIMIGGGMIFTFYKARGLDVGKSLVEEDKLELAKDLEAKAKAKGVELLLPTDVVLANKFSPDAESKISQIDSISGDWMGLDIGPDSIKVFQNALAECKTIIWNGPMGVFEFDKFAEGTNAIATTLADLSAFSEVCTIIGGGDSVAAVEKAGLAEKMSHISTGGGASLELLEGKTLPGVAALNDV
- a CDS encoding UDP-N-acetylglucosamine--N-acetylmuramyl-(pentapeptide) pyrophosphoryl-undecaprenol N-acetylglucosamine transferase — encoded protein: MSKKNNLLIAASGTGGHIFPALAVSKEVEDEWNIHWLGINQRHDGNFIPKKYNLRTLNIKTPRKNIFLFYQYIEILMSTFQIIRILKEKKINLVFTTGGYISAPTIVASKLLRIPVIIHESNLIPGMVTKYFGFLCNYVFLGFKKTNSYLKNCKTIFTGTPLREQFYQSNLLPEWVPKGKGPLLIVMGGSQGAKAINQILYASLEFLMKKQFRIVHIIGGYNQESFHVKNFKNYVQKKFTNEIAALIQNCDLVISRSGSGTINELIETQKPSILIPFPYSKNNHQEKNAMILAEIGGSVLMNQNKISKEVFEGTLERIFKIKSKNGENQYKILDLMRKNMENNNKIKSKIEIKKFINYFLKEF
- a CDS encoding pyridoxal phosphate-dependent aminotransferase, translating into MNKSEPNNYSTEAMQISNLKHGGNVYAYAKKLNLLPSEIIDASASLVPFDPPQIVIDSLNKEIKNLGFKYYPERNLSDLKEIISQFHGIHPDNILPGNGASELITWAGYEASKFGTSCIPSPCFIDYERSLNCWNSNFIHCELPKNWNNNFPQSFPLHPKGDVIWITNPHNPTGQLWEKNSLEEIIKKYKLVICDEAFLSMTPNGEKESLIPLTKKYDNLLVLRSLTKIFNIPGLRLGYVIGSYKKLKQWKIKRDPWPLNSFAIKAGIDLLSNNQFYEQWTRQIHSWINIERERVYKKLSKIENLKVHKSSTNFFLIESKTSLSPNIKYLENKGILLRECTSFRFLDEKWARISLQSNKKNTLLCKEIQNSFKK